Proteins encoded by one window of Luteimonas yindakuii:
- the hflX gene encoding ribosome rescue GTPase HflX, with protein MFERSKKGEHALLIQPHAGGPPDDGALEEFAELARSAGAAVAHVLTARIDKPNPATLIGSGKLDEVKAAADATGADLVLVNHPLSPGQERNLEKFLERRVVDRTGLILDIFAQRARSHEGKLQVELAQLRHMATRLVRGWTHLERQRGGSIGLRGPGETQLETDRRLLQKRVEQLQKRLGKVEVQRTQMRRARVRSELPRVALVGYTNAGKSTLFNALTGADAYAADQLFATLDPTVRRIGLPGGNVVLADTVGFVRDLPHELVAAFRSTLSEAREADLLLHVIDAADPLREERIAQVDEVLEEIGAGEIPQVLVFNKIDRIEGAEPRHERPENAAADEAVHHERVWISARDGTGLELLRDALAVRLDLRRIVADIELPPSAGRLRARLHALDAVKAERHDEHGWQLSIDLARADLARLAADEGGEPLRGLVEPVEAEW; from the coding sequence GTGTTTGAACGCAGCAAGAAAGGCGAGCACGCGTTGCTGATCCAGCCGCATGCCGGTGGTCCGCCCGATGATGGCGCGCTGGAGGAGTTCGCCGAACTCGCCCGGTCCGCCGGCGCGGCGGTGGCCCATGTGCTGACCGCCCGCATCGACAAGCCCAACCCGGCCACCCTGATCGGCAGCGGCAAGCTCGACGAGGTCAAGGCCGCCGCCGATGCCACCGGCGCCGACCTGGTGCTGGTCAACCATCCGCTGTCGCCCGGCCAGGAACGCAACCTCGAGAAGTTCCTCGAGCGCCGCGTGGTCGACCGCACCGGCCTGATCCTCGACATCTTCGCCCAGCGCGCCCGCAGCCACGAAGGCAAGCTGCAGGTGGAACTCGCCCAGCTGCGGCACATGGCCACGCGGCTGGTACGCGGCTGGACCCACCTCGAGCGCCAGCGCGGTGGTTCGATCGGCCTGCGTGGCCCGGGTGAAACCCAGCTCGAGACCGACCGCCGGCTGCTGCAGAAGCGCGTCGAGCAGCTGCAGAAGCGGCTCGGGAAGGTGGAAGTGCAGCGCACCCAGATGCGCCGCGCACGCGTGCGCAGCGAACTGCCACGCGTCGCCCTGGTCGGCTACACCAACGCCGGCAAGTCCACGCTGTTCAACGCACTGACCGGCGCCGATGCCTACGCCGCCGACCAGCTGTTCGCCACGCTGGACCCGACCGTGCGGCGCATCGGCCTGCCCGGCGGCAACGTGGTGCTGGCCGATACCGTCGGCTTCGTGCGCGACCTGCCGCATGAGCTGGTCGCGGCGTTCCGCTCCACGCTCTCCGAAGCGCGCGAGGCCGACCTGCTGCTGCACGTGATCGACGCCGCCGACCCGCTGCGCGAGGAGCGCATCGCCCAGGTCGACGAGGTGCTCGAGGAGATCGGCGCCGGCGAAATCCCCCAGGTGCTGGTGTTCAACAAGATCGACCGCATCGAAGGCGCCGAACCGCGCCACGAGCGGCCGGAAAATGCCGCCGCCGACGAGGCCGTGCACCACGAGCGGGTGTGGATCTCCGCCCGCGACGGCACCGGCCTCGAGCTGCTGCGCGATGCACTGGCGGTGCGGCTGGACCTGCGTCGCATCGTCGCCGACATCGAACTGCCGCCCTCGGCCGGCCGCCTGCGCGCGCGCCTGCATGCACTCGACGCGGTGAAGGCTGAACGCCACGACGAGCATGGCTGGCAGCTCAGCATCGACCTCGCACGCGCGGACCTTGCCCGCCTGGCCGCGGACGAGGGTGGCGAACCGCTGCGCGGACTGGTGGAGCCCGTCGAAGCCGAATGGTGA
- a CDS encoding DUF2065 domain-containing protein: protein MSDLWAALCLVAVLEGLILFAMPGGWKRTMVQMLHLPDRQLRGLGGIVLATGLLALYFVRGG, encoded by the coding sequence ATGAGCGATCTGTGGGCGGCACTGTGCCTGGTCGCAGTGCTGGAAGGGCTGATCCTGTTCGCGATGCCGGGTGGCTGGAAACGCACCATGGTGCAGATGCTGCACCTGCCCGACCGCCAGCTGCGCGGCCTTGGCGGCATCGTCCTGGCAACGGGCCTGCTCGCGCTGTACTTCGTGCGCGGCGGCTGA
- the hflC gene encoding protease modulator HflC, with protein MKFRALIPLLAVVLVLGLMGSVYVVREGQVGLILHLGRVSRTDIPPGLHFKIPLIQTARVFDRRFNAVDFSPERYLTSERKDVAVDFVAIVAIADVGDFYRATGGDERLAAERMAPIIKDSLRNEINARTLTQLVSGDRGEVIAKQLETINQGARTLGMQIIDIRLKQIDLPTDSDVIQQVYNRMRAERKQVASRLRAEGEEQARLIRAQADRDQAVLLAEAERDAQTLRGEGDAEATRLYGEAANRDPSFFAFQRSLEAYRKSFEDGQSVIVLERDDPFLQYMRSDR; from the coding sequence ATGAAGTTCCGCGCACTCATTCCGCTGCTGGCGGTGGTGCTGGTGCTGGGCCTGATGGGCTCGGTGTACGTGGTGCGCGAAGGCCAGGTCGGCCTGATCCTGCACCTGGGCCGGGTCAGCCGCACCGACATCCCGCCGGGCCTGCATTTCAAGATCCCGCTGATCCAGACCGCGCGCGTGTTCGACCGCCGCTTCAACGCGGTGGACTTCTCGCCCGAGCGCTACCTGACTTCCGAGCGCAAGGACGTCGCGGTCGACTTCGTCGCCATCGTGGCGATCGCCGACGTCGGCGATTTCTACCGCGCGACCGGCGGCGACGAACGGCTGGCGGCCGAGCGCATGGCGCCGATCATCAAGGATTCGCTGCGCAACGAGATCAACGCCCGCACGCTGACCCAGCTGGTGTCCGGCGATCGCGGCGAGGTCATCGCCAAGCAGCTGGAGACGATCAACCAGGGCGCACGCACGCTCGGCATGCAGATCATCGACATCCGCCTCAAGCAGATCGACCTGCCCACCGACAGCGACGTGATCCAGCAGGTCTACAACCGCATGCGCGCCGAGCGCAAGCAGGTGGCGAGCCGCCTGCGCGCCGAGGGCGAGGAGCAGGCGCGCCTGATCCGCGCCCAGGCCGACCGCGACCAGGCCGTGCTGCTGGCCGAGGCCGAGCGTGACGCGCAGACCCTGCGAGGCGAGGGCGATGCGGAGGCGACGCGCCTGTACGGCGAGGCCGCCAACCGCGACCCGTCGTTCTTCGCCTTCCAGCGCAGCCTCGAGGCCTACCGCAAGTCGTTCGAGGACGGCCAGTCGGTGATCGTGCTGGAGCGTGACGATCCGTTCCTGCAGTACATGCGCAGCGACCGATGA
- the putP gene encoding sodium/proline symporter PutP, which yields MFLVYLAAMVVIGIAAWRSTKNFDDYILGGRSLGPGVTALSAGASDMSGWLLMGLPGAIFVSGLSESWIAIGLILGAWLNWRFVAGPLRVYTERTGNALTLPDFFTNRFEDHSRILRVFTAVVILVFFAIYCASGVVAGARLFESVFGLSYAEAIWWGASVTVLYTLVGGFLAVSWTDVAQGMLMLFALLLAPVLVFMHTGGFEASIDLVRAHDPLQLDWFRGGEVGFIGIVSLLAWALGYFGQPHILVRFMAAQSVETIPAARRIGMGWMILCLAGAVIVGFLGIAYFQAHPDQAGPVTANPERVFITLVELLFNPWVAGLILAAILAAVMSTLSSQLLVCASVLSEDFYRGFLRKAASQRELVWVGRSAVLLVSIVAIWIARDPDSRVLGLVSYAWAGFGSAFGPVLLLALFWQRMTRNGAVAGMVAGALMVIFWKEVMVNRYDSALYEMIPGFIAGTVAVITVSLLGRAPGAEVQARHQQVRASLRETGH from the coding sequence ATGTTCCTGGTCTACCTGGCGGCGATGGTCGTGATCGGAATCGCCGCCTGGCGTTCGACCAAGAACTTCGACGACTACATCCTCGGCGGGCGCAGCCTCGGCCCGGGGGTCACCGCGCTGTCTGCCGGCGCGTCCGACATGAGCGGCTGGCTGCTGATGGGCCTGCCGGGGGCGATCTTCGTCAGCGGCCTGTCGGAATCGTGGATCGCCATCGGGCTGATCCTCGGCGCGTGGCTCAACTGGCGTTTCGTCGCCGGGCCCTTGCGCGTGTACACCGAACGCACCGGCAACGCGCTGACGCTGCCGGATTTCTTCACCAACCGCTTCGAAGACCACAGCCGCATCCTGCGCGTGTTCACCGCGGTGGTGATCCTGGTGTTCTTCGCGATCTACTGCGCGTCCGGCGTGGTGGCCGGCGCGCGCCTGTTCGAAAGCGTGTTCGGCCTGAGCTATGCCGAAGCGATCTGGTGGGGGGCGTCGGTCACCGTGCTCTACACGCTGGTCGGCGGCTTCCTCGCGGTCAGCTGGACTGATGTCGCCCAGGGCATGCTGATGCTGTTCGCGCTTCTGCTGGCGCCGGTGCTGGTGTTCATGCACACCGGCGGCTTCGAGGCCAGCATCGACCTCGTGCGCGCGCATGATCCGCTGCAGCTCGACTGGTTCCGCGGTGGCGAGGTTGGCTTCATCGGCATCGTGTCGCTGCTGGCGTGGGCGCTGGGCTACTTCGGCCAGCCGCACATCCTGGTGCGCTTCATGGCCGCGCAGAGCGTCGAGACGATCCCGGCAGCGCGCCGCATCGGCATGGGCTGGATGATCCTGTGCCTGGCCGGCGCGGTGATCGTGGGCTTCCTCGGCATCGCCTATTTCCAGGCGCATCCGGACCAGGCCGGCCCGGTGACGGCGAATCCGGAACGGGTGTTCATCACCCTGGTCGAGCTGCTGTTCAATCCGTGGGTGGCCGGGCTCATCCTCGCCGCAATCCTGGCCGCGGTGATGAGCACGCTGTCGAGCCAGCTCCTGGTGTGCGCCAGCGTGCTGTCGGAGGACTTCTACCGCGGCTTCCTGCGCAAGGCGGCCTCGCAGCGCGAGCTGGTCTGGGTGGGCCGTTCGGCGGTGCTGCTGGTGTCCATCGTGGCGATCTGGATCGCGCGCGACCCCGACAGCCGCGTGCTGGGGCTGGTGTCCTATGCCTGGGCGGGCTTCGGCTCCGCGTTCGGCCCGGTGCTGCTGCTGGCGCTGTTCTGGCAGCGCATGACCCGCAACGGCGCGGTCGCGGGCATGGTCGCGGGTGCGCTGATGGTGATCTTCTGGAAGGAGGTCATGGTCAACCGCTACGACTCCGCGCTGTACGAGATGATCCCCGGCTTCATCGCCGGCACCGTCGCGGTGATCACGGTCAGCCTGCTGGGGCGCGCACCGGGCGCCGAGGTGCAGGCCCGCCACCAGCAGGTGCGCGCCTCGCTGCGTGAAACCGGCCACTGA
- the hflK gene encoding FtsH protease activity modulator HflK, translating into MAWNIPGKNNSGGSGGNNRGPWKPSGSGRGGGGGLDGLINQLRNLFGGGGGGNPLRWVAIALVVFLLLSSFTLIGEQQRGVVLRFGTAVRVMQPGPNFKFPWPIERVNKVNATAIKTFTNTVPVLTRDENIVIVSLNVQYRVGDPELYLFGTRDADRMLEQVAQGVVREQVGRSDLDTVLGARGPLSAIASKQLQDSLDIYRTGLVVTELNLQDARPPEEVKPAFDEVNSAQQIQESLVNEARAYAARIVPEARGEASRTRTVAEGYKTASIARATGDATRFSLLLDAYRNAPEVTRKRLWLETVSGVLAENRTIVGGDGRQLIYVPMAQGATGTAGNAGNAAPSANSSGPAVLPPEILAPATSEGRPSRNTPRPVRGEGGSR; encoded by the coding sequence ATGGCCTGGAATATCCCCGGCAAGAACAACAGCGGCGGATCCGGCGGCAACAACCGCGGTCCGTGGAAGCCCAGCGGCAGTGGCCGCGGCGGTGGTGGCGGGCTCGACGGCCTGATCAACCAGCTGCGCAACCTGTTCGGTGGCGGCGGTGGCGGCAACCCGCTGCGCTGGGTCGCCATCGCGCTGGTGGTGTTCCTGCTGCTGAGCAGCTTCACCCTGATCGGCGAACAGCAGCGCGGCGTCGTGCTGCGGTTCGGCACCGCGGTGCGCGTGATGCAGCCGGGTCCGAACTTCAAGTTCCCGTGGCCGATCGAGCGCGTGAACAAGGTCAACGCCACCGCGATCAAGACCTTCACCAACACCGTGCCGGTACTGACCCGCGACGAGAACATCGTCATCGTGTCGCTCAACGTGCAGTACCGCGTCGGCGATCCGGAGCTGTACCTGTTCGGTACCCGCGATGCCGACCGCATGCTCGAGCAGGTCGCCCAGGGCGTGGTGCGCGAGCAGGTCGGCCGCTCCGACCTCGACACCGTGCTCGGCGCGCGTGGCCCGCTGTCGGCCATCGCGTCCAAGCAGCTGCAGGATTCGCTCGACATCTACCGCACCGGCCTGGTCGTGACCGAACTCAACCTGCAGGACGCGCGTCCGCCGGAAGAGGTCAAGCCCGCGTTCGACGAGGTCAACAGCGCCCAGCAGATCCAGGAAAGCCTGGTCAACGAGGCCCGCGCCTATGCCGCGCGCATCGTGCCCGAGGCCCGAGGCGAAGCGTCGCGTACGCGCACCGTGGCCGAGGGTTACAAGACCGCCTCGATCGCGCGCGCCACCGGTGATGCCACCCGCTTCAGCCTGCTGCTCGACGCCTACCGCAACGCGCCGGAAGTCACCCGCAAGCGCCTGTGGCTGGAGACCGTGTCCGGCGTGCTGGCCGAGAACCGCACCATCGTCGGCGGCGATGGCCGCCAGCTGATCTATGTGCCGATGGCGCAGGGGGCGACCGGCACCGCCGGGAATGCCGGCAACGCGGCGCCGTCCGCAAACAGCAGCGGCCCCGCCGTGTTGCCGCCGGAGATCCTGGCGCCGGCGACCAGCGAGGGGCGCCCGTCCCGCAACACCCCGCGGCCGGTCCGTGGTGAAGGAGGTTCGCGATGA
- a CDS encoding MarR family winged helix-turn-helix transcriptional regulator, which yields MAARMAKSGIDTLGKFRSSRAYRAGTLLKALHLGLTDHVETRLQAAGVQLTRPQALALMTLVEHPGISNADLARLNGIAPQTMHQIMGRLEREGLAARAPHPILRRVQAFEATARGLELVTRGSHVARAAIEDALQGLRAGEQEALIDLLQRCVDGLARRRQG from the coding sequence ATGGCAGCACGCATGGCGAAGTCCGGTATCGACACACTGGGGAAATTCAGGTCCTCGCGCGCATACCGCGCGGGGACGCTGCTGAAGGCGCTGCATCTGGGCCTGACCGACCACGTGGAAACCCGGCTGCAGGCCGCGGGCGTGCAGCTGACGCGACCGCAGGCGCTGGCGTTGATGACGCTGGTCGAACACCCCGGCATATCGAACGCCGACCTGGCCCGGCTCAACGGCATCGCGCCGCAGACCATGCACCAGATCATGGGCCGGCTCGAGCGCGAGGGACTGGCGGCGCGTGCGCCCCACCCCATCCTGCGCCGGGTGCAGGCGTTCGAGGCCACCGCGCGTGGCCTGGAGCTGGTGACCCGCGGCAGCCATGTCGCACGCGCGGCCATCGAGGATGCGTTGCAGGGACTGCGCGCGGGCGAGCAGGAAGCACTGATCGACCTGCTGCAGCGTTGCGTGGACGGACTGGCGCGCCGGCGGCAGGGCTGA
- a CDS encoding M48 family metallopeptidase, with product MQPLKYLGGYPPQVQAQVRELIAQDRLGALLATKYRDPHAVRNDGQLYAYVQALKDRHMRKAAPLGKVIYDGKLQVLKHALGTHTTISRVQGGRLRASREIRIASVFRDAPAEFLKMIVVHELAHMKEAEHNKAFYQLCTHMEPDYHQLEFDLRLYLTQLELQARAARAGDLPAS from the coding sequence ATGCAGCCGCTGAAATATCTCGGCGGCTACCCGCCGCAGGTGCAGGCGCAGGTGCGCGAGCTGATCGCGCAGGACCGGCTGGGTGCGCTGCTGGCCACGAAGTACCGCGACCCGCATGCGGTGCGCAACGACGGCCAGCTCTATGCATACGTGCAGGCGTTGAAAGACCGCCACATGCGCAAGGCCGCGCCGCTGGGCAAGGTGATCTACGACGGCAAGCTGCAGGTGCTGAAGCACGCGCTGGGCACCCACACCACCATCTCGCGCGTGCAGGGCGGCCGGCTCAGGGCGAGCCGCGAGATCCGCATCGCCAGCGTGTTCCGCGACGCACCCGCGGAGTTCCTGAAGATGATCGTCGTGCACGAACTCGCGCACATGAAGGAAGCCGAGCACAACAAAGCCTTCTACCAGCTGTGCACGCATATGGAGCCGGACTACCACCAGCTGGAATTCGACCTGCGGCTGTATCTCACCCAGCTTGAACTGCAGGCGCGGGCGGCGCGCGCAGGGGATCTGCCGGCGTCGTGA
- the miaA gene encoding tRNA (adenosine(37)-N6)-dimethylallyltransferase MiaA, which produces MAADDPLPPALAIMGPTASGKTALALELAERHGGEIVSVDSALVYRGLDIGAAKPDADEQARVPHHMLDLRDPWQGYSAAEFAADARRAIGDILARGRLPILAGGTGLYFRALLEGLSDMPPADPAVRAELAAEAADVGWPAMHARLADVDPEAAARIHATDPQRIQRALEVHRLSGRPISAWQRERPAGPGLPCRVQRVVVAPADRGVLHARIARRFDAMLDAGFLDEVHRLRALPRLRDHPAPLDLPALRAVGYRQAWEHLDGLCDAGTFRERAIAATRQLAKRQYTWLRGDPGLHWFDPASDAHALHDAVAAALQRRDA; this is translated from the coding sequence ATGGCCGCAGACGACCCGCTCCCGCCCGCACTCGCGATCATGGGCCCGACCGCGTCGGGCAAGACCGCGCTGGCGCTCGAACTCGCCGAGCGCCACGGCGGCGAGATCGTCAGCGTCGATTCCGCGCTGGTCTACCGCGGCCTCGACATCGGCGCGGCCAAGCCCGATGCCGACGAGCAGGCGCGCGTGCCGCACCACATGCTCGACCTGCGTGACCCGTGGCAGGGCTATTCGGCGGCCGAGTTCGCCGCCGATGCCCGCAGGGCGATCGGGGACATCCTTGCCCGCGGGCGGTTGCCCATTCTCGCCGGCGGTACCGGGCTGTACTTCCGCGCACTGCTCGAAGGGCTGTCCGACATGCCGCCGGCGGATCCGGCGGTGCGCGCGGAACTCGCCGCCGAGGCGGCCGACGTTGGCTGGCCGGCCATGCATGCACGTCTTGCCGACGTCGACCCCGAGGCCGCGGCGCGCATCCATGCGACCGATCCGCAACGCATCCAGCGTGCGCTGGAGGTCCACCGCCTCAGCGGTCGGCCGATCAGCGCATGGCAGCGCGAACGCCCGGCAGGGCCGGGCCTGCCATGCCGCGTGCAGCGCGTGGTGGTGGCGCCCGCCGACCGCGGCGTGCTGCATGCGCGCATTGCGCGCCGCTTCGACGCGATGCTGGACGCAGGCTTCCTCGACGAGGTGCACCGGCTGCGTGCGCTGCCGCGACTGCGCGACCATCCCGCGCCGCTCGACCTGCCGGCATTGCGCGCGGTGGGTTACCGCCAGGCCTGGGAACACCTCGACGGCTTGTGCGATGCGGGGACTTTCCGTGAACGCGCCATCGCCGCCACCCGCCAACTGGCCAAACGCCAGTACACCTGGCTGCGTGGCGACCCCGGCCTGCACTGGTTCGACCCCGCAAGCGACGCGCACGCCCTGCACGATGCGGTGGCTGCAGCGTTGCAGCGCCGGGATGCCTGA
- a CDS encoding adenylosuccinate synthase, whose translation MGQSVVVIGAQWGDEGKGKIVDLLTQDIGGVVRFQGGHNAGHTLVINGKKTVLHLIPSGILRDDALCLIGNGVVLSPAALIKEIGELEAAGVEVRSRLKISPATPLIMPYHIALDQAREKAAGGKAIGTTGRGIGPAYEDKVARRGIRVADLHYPKQLEELLRTALDYHNFVLTKYHGVEAVDFQKTYDEALAFGEYVEPMKSDVAGILHELRKQGKRVLFEGAQGALLDIDHGTYPYVTSSNTTVGGALAGAGVGADAIDYVLGIAKAYATRVGGGPFPTELDDDVGQGLRDRGQEYGASTGRPRRCGWMDIVALKRAVAINGMSGLCITKLDVLDGMKTLKICIAYEYHGKRTEYAPLDAQGWDECTPVYLEFPGWEESTHGITEWDRLPPAARAYLRALEELAGCPIAIVSTGPDRAHTMVLQDPFA comes from the coding sequence ATGGGTCAGTCAGTGGTGGTGATCGGCGCGCAGTGGGGCGACGAGGGCAAGGGCAAGATCGTCGACCTGCTCACCCAGGACATCGGCGGCGTCGTCCGCTTCCAGGGCGGCCACAACGCCGGCCATACGCTGGTGATCAACGGCAAGAAGACCGTGCTGCACCTGATCCCCTCCGGCATCCTGCGCGACGACGCGCTGTGCCTGATCGGCAACGGCGTGGTGCTGAGCCCGGCCGCGCTGATCAAGGAGATCGGCGAGCTCGAGGCCGCCGGCGTCGAGGTGCGGTCGCGGCTGAAAATCAGCCCGGCGACGCCCCTGATCATGCCGTACCACATCGCACTCGATCAGGCCCGCGAGAAAGCCGCGGGCGGCAAGGCCATCGGCACCACCGGTCGTGGCATCGGCCCGGCCTACGAGGACAAGGTGGCGCGTCGAGGCATCCGCGTGGCCGACCTGCACTACCCGAAGCAGCTCGAAGAGCTGCTGCGCACCGCGCTCGACTACCACAACTTCGTGCTCACCAAGTACCACGGCGTCGAGGCGGTCGACTTCCAGAAGACCTATGACGAGGCGCTGGCGTTCGGCGAATACGTCGAGCCGATGAAGTCCGACGTGGCCGGCATCCTCCACGAGCTGCGCAAGCAGGGCAAACGCGTGCTGTTCGAGGGCGCGCAGGGCGCCCTGCTCGACATCGACCACGGCACCTATCCCTACGTCACCAGCTCCAACACCACCGTCGGCGGCGCGCTGGCCGGTGCTGGCGTTGGTGCGGATGCGATCGACTACGTACTGGGCATCGCCAAGGCCTATGCCACGCGCGTCGGCGGCGGCCCGTTCCCGACCGAGCTCGACGACGACGTCGGCCAGGGCCTGCGCGACCGCGGCCAGGAATACGGTGCTTCGACCGGCCGCCCGCGCCGTTGTGGCTGGATGGACATCGTCGCGCTCAAGCGCGCGGTCGCCATCAACGGCATGTCCGGCCTGTGCATCACCAAGCTCGACGTGCTCGACGGCATGAAGACACTGAAGATCTGCATCGCTTACGAGTACCACGGCAAGCGCACCGAGTACGCGCCGCTGGATGCCCAAGGCTGGGACGAGTGCACCCCCGTGTACCTGGAATTCCCGGGCTGGGAGGAGAGCACCCACGGCATCACCGAGTGGGACAGGCTGCCGCCCGCCGCTCGCGCCTACCTGCGTGCGCTGGAGGAACTGGCCGGCTGCCCGATCGCCATCGTCAGCACCGGCCCGGACCGCGCCCACACCATGGTGCTGCAGGATCCGTTCGCTTGA
- the hfq gene encoding RNA chaperone Hfq has protein sequence MSKGQSLQDPFLNALRRERVPVSIYLVNGIKLQGTIESFDQFVVLLRNTVSQMVYKHAISTVVPARNVRVGPGGGHVQSDSAEGAADEAE, from the coding sequence ATGTCCAAGGGGCAGTCCTTGCAGGACCCTTTCCTGAATGCACTCCGGCGCGAACGTGTGCCGGTCTCGATCTATCTCGTCAACGGCATCAAGTTGCAGGGGACCATCGAGTCGTTCGACCAGTTCGTCGTCCTGCTGCGCAACACCGTCAGCCAGATGGTCTACAAGCACGCCATTTCCACCGTGGTGCCGGCGCGCAACGTGCGCGTGGGCCCGGGCGGCGGCCACGTCCAGTCCGACAGTGCCGAAGGCGCGGCGGACGAGGCCGAGTAG